From Chryseotalea sp. WA131a:
TACCATCTTTTTGATAGAAATTCCAAGTGCCGTTGGATTTACCAGCACGAAAGTTTTTCTCTGCGGTGAGTTTTCCTTCTTCGTTGTACAACTCCAATTTGCTGTCCTTGCCATTAAAGGCGAATTGTTCTTTGGCTTTGATTTTTCCGCTCTCATAATAATCCGTATTGGTTCCATATTTGCCGCCATCCTTAAATTGATACTCGTGCCGTTTGACTCCATTGGCATAATAACCTTTGTTTTCACCATGAAGTTTGGCATTCATGAAATGGCCTTCTAAAAGTAGATGCCCGTCCTTATCGTAGTTTTTAAAATCGCCTACCTTTTTACCCTCTTTTATTTCATAGATAATTTCCAGTTGAGCGTTGGTATAAAACGATTTCCAATAGCCACTGATGAAGCCATCTTTGTAGTTGGCTTCTGTTTCGAGTACACCATTTTCATAATACAATTTGGTAACGCCATTTGGCTTTTGGTTTTTATAGGAAATTTCTTTTCGGATTTTTCCAGATGGATAATATTCTTTTAAAATTCCATCTGGCTTACCTTTTTCAAAAGCACTCTCCATTTTCACCAAGCCACTGGGGTAGTAAGTGGTGGCACTATCTTCCAGTTTATTGTTTTGATAAAACGCTTTTTGAAGTGGTTTTCCTTTTTCTGTAAAAATTTCTACAGGGCCGTGACGCAAGCCATCTAAGTAATTGATTTTGCGGATGAGTGTTCCGTTCTCGTGATACTCATAAAAAGTGCCAGAGCGAACGCCATTAACGAAAGTACCTTCAAGTGCGAGTTTGCCGTTAGGAAAGTAGCGTTTGTACTTTCCTTCCATCGCTTGGTTTTCGTTCGATACAAAGTAGTGTTCCTCAACTCTCTTTTCCGATTTGTCGAAATAGGTTTTTATTTCTTTTTGGGCAAAACCCAGTTGAGAAACGAGGATAAATGCAAAAGTGGCAAGCAAAAACGTTAAAGTCCTTAAATTCTTGAGTGGATTTCTTCGCGCTCTTCGCGTCTTTGCGTGGATATTGCTCTTCATATCTGACAAACGACCTTGGATGTTAAAAAGTATCTATATTGCTTCGATTACAATAGCCGAAGCACCGCCACCCCCATTGCAAATGCCGGCTACACCAATGCTCGCATTGTTTTGCTTTAAAATATTGGCCAAGCTAAGGGTAATGCGCGCTCCCGATGCACCGAGCGGGTGACCAAGTGACACGGCTCCGCCATTGACGTTTACTTTTTCGGGATCGAGGCCCAACTTGATGTTGTTGGCAATCGCCACAGCAGAAAAGGCTTCATTGATTTCGTAGAATCCAACATCTTTTTTATCGACTCCGGCCATCTTCATGGCTTTGGGAATGGCGATACTCGGAGTGGTAGTAAACCACATGGGGTCTTGCGCAGCATCGGCAAAGCCTACTATTTTGGCGATAGGACTGAGGCCGAGTTCTTTTGCTTTTTCTTTGCTAATGAGAATAACAGCTGCTGCACCATCGTTGATGGTAGAAGCATTGGCCGCGGTGACGGTACCGTCCTTGGTGAACACGGGTTTCAAGCCGGGTATCTTGTCGAAGTTGACTGCTTTGTATTCTTCGTCTTCGGAAAATAGTGTTTTGTTTCCTTTTTTGTCTACGAGTTCAACGCCTACAATTTCATCTTTGAATTTGCCGGCAGCCCATGCAGCCGCGGAACGTTTGTAAGAGTTAATCGCATAAGCATCTTGGTCCGCACGACTGATGTTCATTTCTTTGGCGGTGTTATCGGCACACACGCCCATGGCGCAGTGGTTGTACACATCGGTGAGGCCATCGTAGGTGAGGCCATCAAGCAATTCGCCATTTCCATATTTGAATCCATAGCGAGCCTTTAATAAATAGTACGGGATGTTGCTCATGCTCTCGGTGCCGCCTGCTACTACTACCTCATTTTGACCAAGCATGATGGACTGCGCGCCCAACATAATCGCCTTCATGCCCGAAGCGCATACTTTGTTTACAAGCGTACACGGGATTTCGTAACCCAGGCCTGCCGCCACGGCCACTTGTGTAGCGGGTGCTTGTTGCAAGCCGGCAGAAATCACATTGCCAATAAACACTTCTTGCACCTGCTTGGGGTCGAGGCCAATTTTTTGCAGTGCACCTTTTACGGCCACGGCACCGAGTTGCACGGCCGTTTGAGCGGCAAGGCTTCCGCCAAAGCTACCAATGGGTGTGCGCACTGCAGAGACGATATAGACTTCTTTCATAGAAAAGAATTTAGGATAGTGGGGTTAGTAATTGGTTTAATTAGTCGTAAATATTTTTTCTATCACCTAAATCAATCACTTCTACTAGTAGAATGTTATCAAAGATTTCGTAGATGATTCGATAATTGCCCACTCTGATTCTAAAACCGTTTCGCCCTTTAAGTTTTATGTAGCCATTTGGTCGCGGATTGAAGGCCAAATTAGAGATTGCTACTTTAACATTTGAATAGTAAGGCTCGTTAATTTGTTCAAGAGCCTTTATCGCTCTCTTTTGTACCTTTACTTGATAGGGCATTATTTTTTCTTTTTTCTTTTTGCCTCCACCATTTTGAAAGCTACGTCAATAGGGTAGCTCGGATCATTGGAGGCTTTAGCCTCATCGTAAAGTTTAATATCTTCCAACTCTTCTAGCTCTTCGATGATAGATTTATACTCTTTAATGGGAAGCACCACAGAAATTTTCTTTCCTTTCTTGTCTGTAATATATTGAGGATTCAGTGTAGACATATCATCATTTTTAGTCAGGCAAAGATAAGTAAATTGTATTGGTTTTATTGATTTTTACGACTTAAGTATCAAACCTCCCGCATCTCCCTCATCCTCTTAAAATACGATTTCGCCTCTGTCATTACTTTTGGTGCAAGTGCAAATCCTGAAAGCATGGTGGGGATGGCCATCAAGGCGTAGGCAATGTCGATTACGTTCATTACATCCGTCAGTGAAGCAACGGCACCGACCACAATCGTAATCAAATAAAAATAATCGTAGTACTTGCTGGCCTTTACGCCTACTAAAAAGGCAAGGGCTTTGCTTCCGTAGTACGAGTAAGAGAACAGTGAAGTAATCGCAAAGAAGAATGCACAAAGCAACAACAAATATTTACCAACTCCTGGCAGCGCCATTTGAAATGCGTTGGCTGTCAACGTTACACCACTCACGCCTTTTGTTTCCCAAACACCTGTCACCAAAATAGCCAAAGCTGTCAAAGTGCAAACCAGCAATGTGTCGATCGCGGGGCTAATCATCGAGACCAACCCTTCACGAATAGGCTCGGTACTTTGCGATGCGCCCAGGGCCATCGGTGCCGTGCCGATGCCAGCTTCATTTGAGAAACTTGCTCTGCGCACACCCGCCACAATCAATCCACCCAGCATGCCACCCAACGCAGGATTGCCGTGGTAGTGATTGGCGGTAAACGCTTCGGTGATAATCATCCATAAGTAATGGGGCACCACGCCAATATTTACAATCAATATCGCGAAGACGCAGAAAAAATAAATCACAATCATCAGTGGCACCATTTTTCCTGCCCAACTGCCAATACGCTGAATGCCGCCCAAGATCACAATCCCTGAAATAACCATCAACGTAGTGCCGATGAGGAACTTCATGGTGCTGATTTCAAATCCCAAAAAAGGGAAAGTTGAATTTTTGAATTCAGTTTCCGAAAAACCAATATCGATAATCGCTTGCGTGAGTTGGTTCGCCTGAAAAATCCCCAAACACCCAATCATCGCGCAAAGGCAAAACAAAACGGACAGTGGTTTCCACGCAGGGCCCAGTGCTTCGCGAATCACATACATCGGCCCTCCTTGTATCACACCATCTGAATCTTTTCCTCGGTACATCACCGATAACGTGCTGGTAAAGAAGTTAGTAGACATCCCTACAAAAGCGGTGACCCACATCCAAAACAAGGCACCTGGTCCGCCAATGCTGATGGCCGCGGCCACACCTGCAATGTTGCCCATACCCACGGTAGAGGCCATGGCCGTTGACAAGGCTTCGTAAGGACTAATTTGACCGGGGTCGTTGGGGTTGTGATACTTACCACGTAAAATGGCGATCGTATGCGTGAAGTAGCGATAATGGATCAGGCGCGAATAGAAAAAGAAAAACAATCCGCCCAGTATCAACAAAAACAAAATGGGCGTCCAAACTCCGGTGGCAAGGTCTGCAATAAATTCACTCACGAAAAAGGGGTTTAAAATATTAGAGCTAAAAGTAGGTAAAATACTGGATACTCGATACTGGATGCTTGGTGCTGGATTCTAGATACTAGGTACAGGATTCTTGGGGGCATCCCGTTTGAGGCGGGACCGGGCTTTTCGTTGCAAGTCCTCGTGGCACGAGACGCGCCACTGTGGGCTTTCCACTTCAATCCCTTGCCCGCTTGTGCATGATTACAAAAGTGTGATATACACATGGTTGCTTACAATTGGTTGCACAGTTCCTAGAATCCAGTATCAAGTATCTAGCAGCTAGCATCTATTTATTAACAAATCCACATCATATATTGTAGATAAGTTGTTGAGGGTAGTTTTATTTCAAGGTGTACGTTTGTCGTCCTTTAAAAAAGCAACTCATACCAGCAACCACAAAGTATGGAGCAACGGTCAACGCCAGTGAGGTTAAGTTCTGTGATGAGCGGAGCCGGAAGTAGGTCTAAAGTTTTGGTGCGCGATATCACCGAGAGTTTAGGCAAACTTCCGCCTCAGGCGATTGACTTAGAAGAAGCCATTTTGGGAGCGCTCATGCTCGAGAAGAATGCGCTGACGGCCGTAGTAGAATTTTTGCGTGCCGACCATTTCTACAAAGAGCAAAACAAAACCGTTTACGAGGCCATCATCGATTTGTTCAAAGCAACCGAGCCGGTGGACATGCGCACGGTGGTGGCGCAACTTCGTAAAAATGGAAAGTTAGAGTTGGCCGGTGGCGCGTACTACATCGCTGAACTGACATCAAAAGTAAGTTCGGCTGCCAACATTGAGTACCACTCTCGTATCATTATTGAAATGGCGATTAAGCGCGACTTGATTTCCATTGCCTCTCAAATTCACCACGATGCATTTGAAGATACGACTGATGTTTTTGAGTTATTGGATAAAACCGAGCAGTCGATTTTTCAGATCTCTGATTCCAACCTTCGGAAGAACTACGACAACATGAAAACGTTGATGTTCCAAGCGATTCAGGAATTGCAAGAAAAGAAAAACCACAAAGATGGGTTGACCGGTGTGCCCAGCGGTTTCTCGCGGTTAGACAGAGTTACTTCAGGTTGGCAAAAATCTGATTTGGTGATCATTGCAGCCAGGCCGGGTATGGGTAAGTGCTTGGGCAAAGGCACGAAGGTTTTGATGTTTGATGGTTCGCTCAAAAATGTGCAAGATGTGCAAGCAGGCGAACTTTTGATGGGCGATGACTCCACACCAAGAAAAGTTTTGTCGATAGCTAGAGGTAGAGAGAATATGTACTGGGTACACCAAAATCATGGCATCTCGTATCGAGTGAATGAATCGCACATCCTGTCATTGAAAAGAAGTAGGAGAGAAGGCAACCATGAGCATGGTGAGATATTAAACATTGAAGTAAAAGATTACCTAACTAAGTCCGACAAGTTTAAGTCGAATTACAAAGGCTATAAAGTTGCGGTTGAGTTTGACGAAAAGCCGTTGCCATTAAACCCTTACTTTTTAGGACTTTGGCTGGGAGATGGCCATTCGTACAGCTCTCGCATTACCAATCAAGACCAAGAGATTATTGACTTTATGGGCCAGTATGCCAATGAGCTTGAATTAGAATTGGTAGGGTATGCTCAAGAAGGAAAAACGAAGAATTACGCCATCACCAAAGGCCATCGAGGAAAAAATGATTTTTCGGTTCAGGCCATTTTGAACGAATTGAATTTGCTGGAGAACAAACACATACCCAATCAATTCTTAGTCAACACCAAAGAAAATAGATTGGCATTGTTGGCAGGACTGATTGATTCGGATGGGCATTACAATGATGAGTTTCATGTGTACGAAATCACCCAAAAGAATAAAGCACTGGCCAAGCAAATTAAATTTTTGTGCGATTCGCTTGGTTTTAAAACATCGTTTGTTTCCAAGACGTCATCCATCAAAGAAATTGGTTTTGAGAGCGAAGTCTATCGTGTGCGCCTGAGTGGCGATTTAGATTCAATACCAGCACGCGTAGAAAGAAAGAAGGCGCGGAAAAGAGAATCCATTATTGACTGGCGTCATACAGGTATAAAAGTAGAATTTGATAAAGTTGATGATTACTACGGATTTGAAATCGATGGGAATAGATTATTCCTTCTCGAAGACATGACCGTAACGCACAACACAGCATTTATTGTCTCCGCCCTGCGCAACGCAGCCGTTGATTTCAATTTTCCAGTGGCTATTTTTTCGTTGGAGATGGCTTCTTTGCAATTGGTGAATCGTTTGATTTCTGCGGAAGCGGAACTCGAATCAGAAAAAATCAAGAAGGGAAACCTGGCCGAGTTTGAATGGCAGCAATTGGTGCATAAAACCAACCGACTTTCTACCGCACCTATTTTTATTGACGATACCCCTGCGCTTTCCATTTTAGAACTTCGTGCCAAGTGCCGCAGGCTAAAAGCCGAGCACGGTATTCAAATGATAGTGATTGACTACTTGCAGTTGATGAAAGGCGAAATGGGCGGAAACCGTGAACAAGAAATCGCATCCATTTCACGTGCGCTCAAAGGCATTGCTAAAGAACTTTCCGTTCCCGTGATTGCATTGTCGCAATTAAGTCGTGGTGTGGAGACACGCGGTGGCGACAAGCGTCCGCAGCTTTCAGACTTGCGCGAATCGGGTTCTATCGAACAAGATGCTGATATCGTGATGTTTTTGTATCGACCTGAGTATTATAAAATCACCGTTGACGAAGAGGGAATGCCCACTCAAGGTATGGCCGAAGTAATCATTGCCAAACATAGAAACGGTTCGCTCGAAAACGTGAAACTGAAATTTATTGGCAAGTACACCAAGTTTGCCGACTACGATTCGCCCGAAGGCCTAATGCCCATGAGCAGCATCACCCGCGAAAGCAGACTCAATACTTTCCGCGATGAACCGCCCGCTCCACGCGGTGGAGATGATGAAACACCGTTCTAAATTTTAGAATTTCGATTTTTGATTTTAGATTTGAACTGGATGCTGGTTTCTGGTTACAAGTTTCTGGTTATGAACTTTTGCGTTCATGTTACTGGTAGCCAATACGCGGTATCTACCACCAGCAACTAACAACCAGTAACCAGCAACTTCTATGAGAGCCCTTGTCCTGACCGAACCTGGAAAGATTGAAATCAAAGAGATGCCCAAGCCTTTGCTTAGCACAGGTAAGGCATTGGTTAAAATCAAAGCAGCAGCGCTCAACCGAAGAGATGATTGGATTCGCGAGGGAAAATACCCCAACATTCGCTATGGCGGAATTTTAGGTTCAGATGGGGCCGGTGTGGTGGAAGAAGTTTTTGATGACGTGCACAAAGAGTGGGTTGGCAGAGAAGTGGTTATCAATCCCAACATCGATTGGGGCGCTGATTTAGATACACAATCAACCAAGTACACCATTTTGGGAATGCCCGTGAGCGGCACGTTTGCCGAATATGTGACCGTTGGAGTTGACCGACTTCATCACAAACCTTTTCACTTAGATTTTTTGCAGGCCGCAGCTTTGCCGTTGGGCGGGCTCACTGCTTTTCGGGCGTTGTTTCGTAAAGGTGGCTTGAGAGCGGGGCAAAATGTTTTGATTTCGGGCTTTGGTGGTGGCGTGGCGCAATTTGCGTTTTTGTTTGCCAAAGCTGCGGGCGCGAATGTATATATCTCTTCGGGTAGCGATGAGAAAATAGAAAAAGCTATCAAGCTAGGCGCGAAGGGCGCATATAACTACAAAAAATCAAACTTCGATGACTTGTGGAAAACGAAAGGCGGTTTTGATTTGGTGATTGACAGCGCGGGTGGCGACCAGCTCAATAATTTTATCAAGATGTTGCGGCCACAAGGCAAAATTGTTTTCTACGGAGCTACCAATGGATTGCCTAGTAAAATTGACTTGTATAGAATGTTTTGGAACCAGCTTTCGCTGATAGGCACCACCATGGGCAACGATAATGAGTTTAGCGAAATGTTAGCATTTGTTAGTCAGCACCAAATCCGCCCGATAGTAGATTCCATCCGGCCCTTCGCAAAAATTGCAGAGTCTTTTCCTGATATCACCAAAGCGAATAAGGTGGGGAAAATTGTATTTCAGGTTTAATTGCTCGTCATTGGTCAATAGTCATTAGCAAATCGCATCAATCGACCCTTGACTATTGACAACAGACTATTTTCCAAACACCCAACTCAAAAAATCAGGCTCTGCAAAAGCATTGTCCCAACTATTGTGATTCACGTTGGGATATTCTTTGTAAACTACCTTGCCACCCTGTTGTTTTATTTTCTCTACCATCTCCCGCGACTGATTGACATTCACCACTGCATCTTGTTCACCATGAAAAACGCGGAAGGAGGTTTTCTTTATTCGCTTGTCATAATGCTTCACATCGCCACCGCCACAAATGGGCACGGCAGCAGCAAATAATTTTGGCTCTCGGAACACGATTTCAAACGTACCCATCCCACCCATGGAAAGCCCCATCACATACACCCGCTTTTTATCAATCAATTTCTTTTTTAAAAGACTTTTTACAAGAGCAATGGTTAAACTCAAATCGGAGGAGGCAGGTCGTGAATAATCAAAGTCAAAGTGTATGGGTGTCTTGGTTCTATCGATTTTTACTGTGCTCCAATAACTTTCTTCCGCGCACTGGGGAAAAATAACAATGGCCGGAAATTTCTTTCGGTTCTCATCGGTTACAAAAAGCTTTGCACCGTGGATAAGTTGTTTTTCATTGTCGTTGCCCCGTTCGCCTGCCCCATGCAAAAAAAGTACGAGTGGATATTTTTTGGTGGAGTCGTAGTTTTCAGGATAAAGTATTCGATACAAAAGTTTCTTGCCATCCGTGCTTACAAACGTTTTTCGTTGGAATAATTCCAGATCTTGCGCGAGCCCTGATAAGCAAACCACCATCATAGCTAAGCTGAATAGATATTTCATAGGGTTGGTATTAATCATCTAAGTTATTCAATTGCATTTGCAATTCATTTTTGGTCTTTAGTTCGCGAGCCTTTTCAGCGAGTTTTACTCCATTTTCTAATACGATTTTCGCTTTCTCGGTATGGCCGATTTCCAAGAGTATCAACGCGGCTTGGTAGTAAGTTGGCAAATAATCAGGGAAATTGTTCAATAATCGTTCAAATGTTGGGATTGCCCTTTCAGGAGATTCCTTGACAAGCTCCATTGCCAGTCCATAAAGAGGAAACGGGTCGGAAGGGTCATCTTCAATTAATTCTTTTAACTTTTTAATCCGTTCGTTGTTCATTCCTTCTGTATGATATAACTTGAGCCAAATTTAAACTATGTTACCGTATTTGATAAAGGTAGAATACGGATTGTACTTTTTTTATTCGTTTTGTAAATGATTCATTTGATTCCGATGATTTTATTAACTTTTCGCAAAATCTTACTCACAAAAATCAAGTAAATCATCTATATAGAATGTCAACAGAATTGATTTGATTAGTAATAATTTTTTAAATGTATAATCAAGGTTAAGACAATATGAAAATTCTAGTTTGCGTATCACACGTACCCGACACCACCTCTAAAATCAATTTTATCGATAACGGCACCAAGTTCGATACCAACGGGGTTCAATTCATAATAGGCCCTTACGATGATTATGCCTTGGCTCGAGCGATTGAAATAAAAGAAGCAAATGCGGGAACAACAGTAACCGTGTTAAACGTTGGCTTGGCCGATACAGAGCCTACCATTCGCAAAGCGCTGGCGATTGGAGCAGACGATGCACTTCGTGTAAATGCAGAACCGACTGATTCGTTTTTTGTAGCCAATCAGATTGCTGAACATGCAAAGGGCTATGACTTGGTTTTGATGGGCCGCGAGTCGATTGACTACAACGGGGGTGTGGTTCATGCCATGGTGGGTGAGCTATTGGGAATACCTTCAATTTCACCCGTGATGAAGTTAGACTTAGATGGAACAACGGCAAAAATGTCGCGCGAGATAGAAGGCGGTAAAGAATCCGTAGAGGCAAGTTTGCCCTTGGTGGCAGGTTGCCAAGAGCCCATTGCGGAATGGAAAATTCCGAATATGCGTGGCATTATGTCGGCCCGTACCAAACCTTTGAAAGTTGTTGAACCAAAAGCAACAGATGTAAGCGTTAATGTTCAAAAGTTTGAACTGCCCGCACCCAAAGGCGCAGTGAAAATGATTAGTGCCGATAATGTGGCCGAGTTGGTAACGAGACTGAAAACCGAGGCGAAAGTTTTGTAATTGGGACTAGGGTGTTAGTACTTAGGCATCCTAACTCCTGACTTCGATATTCTTTTAAATTTAAATCATAAATCAAAAATCGTAAATCGAAAATAATAAAATGGCAACTTTAGTTTTTGTAGAGACCTCAGAAGGAAAAGTAAGAAAGACCTCGCTTGAGGCAGTGGCCTATGCCCATCAAATGGGTGCTGGCGTTACAGCGATTGTGTTGGGAACGGCTAGTTCTAGTGAATTGGAGTCACTCGGAAAATATGGCGCGCAGAAAGTTTTGCATGCAGCTGATTCAAAATTAGACCACCCTGTTATTCAAGTTTTTGCCTCCGTGATTACCAAGGCCATGCAAGATGAAAACGCAGATGTATTGGTTTTGGCCAATTCATCGCTGGCAACTCCGGTAGGTGCAAAAGTAGCGGTGAAAATCAACGCAAGTTTTGCTTCCAATGTGGTGGAGCTTCCTTCGGCAGGTTTTGTGGTGAAACGTAGCATCTACACAGGGAAAGCATTTTCATTGGTAGAATTGAAAAACCAAAAGAAAGTGATAGCGATCAAAAAGAATGCAGCCGAAGCCAAAGAAGTAGGTGGTTCAGCACAAGTTGTTGCTTATCCTGTTTCATTAAATGAAGCTGATTTTAACACAAAAATCACAGGTACTGAAAAAGCAACCGGGGATATTTTGTTGCCCGAAGCAGAAATAGTGGTCTCCGGTGGAAGAGGACTGAAAGGCCCTGAGCATTGGGGTATTTTAGAAGAATTGGCAAAGGCACTACATGCCGCTACTGGTTGCAGCAAACCTGTATCCGATATGCATTGGAGGCCACACCATGAACATGTTGGGCAAACGGGTGTGAAAGTAGCCCCTCAACTTTATATTGCCGTGGGCATCTCAGGTGCGATTCAGCATTTGGCGGGAGTAAACTCAAGCAAATGCATTGTGGTGATTAACAAAGACCCCGAAGCACCATTTTTCAAGGCTGCCGATTACGGAATTGTGGGTGATGCGTTTGATGTGTTGCCGAAGTTGACCGAGGCGGTGAAGACGATGAAGTGATAGAATTTTTAAATTAATATATTTACGTTATTGCAAGGCTGCTACGAATGAAGGTGGTTAGGACAGTCGTAGCAATCCCCAATTTGCTTTTCTAAATTGGAGATTACTTCGGGAATCCAGTTCATGAACTTCTCCTCCTCGCAATGACGGTTTAAAATTTAGCGAGTGAAGAAAATCAAATTAGAAATATTAGGGCTGTCTTCCAGCCAATCGCAGACGGGTTCGTTCGCTTTGGTGTTGGGCGAAGTTTCAGGAAACCGAAGACTGCCCATTATTATTGGCATGTTTGAGGCACAAGCCATCGCCATCGAAATAGAAAAAATTGTGCCCAACCGCCCGATGACACATGATTTGTTCAAGGCGTTTTCCAACTCATTTCATTTTCATGTCGAAGAAATTGTTATTTCTGATTTGAAAGAAGGCGTGTTCTTTGCCAAAATCATTTGCACCGATGGTTTGAAGAAAACCGAAATTGATGCGCGGCCTTCCGATGCCATTGCGATCGGTCTGAGGTTCGATGCAGCCATGTACACCTACGAAAATATTTTATCGGAGGCGGGCATTGTGCTGACCGACCAAGAGGAGGAAGAAGAAAAAATTGAAACCAAGCCAGAGAAAACAAAAATTAAAAAGGAAAACACTAAAAAATCTTCAGACGATTATAAAAATCTGAGCATCGACAAATTGAAAGAGTTATT
This genomic window contains:
- a CDS encoding electron transfer flavoprotein subunit alpha/FixB family protein, with protein sequence MATLVFVETSEGKVRKTSLEAVAYAHQMGAGVTAIVLGTASSSELESLGKYGAQKVLHAADSKLDHPVIQVFASVITKAMQDENADVLVLANSSLATPVGAKVAVKINASFASNVVELPSAGFVVKRSIYTGKAFSLVELKNQKKVIAIKKNAAEAKEVGGSAQVVAYPVSLNEADFNTKITGTEKATGDILLPEAEIVVSGGRGLKGPEHWGILEELAKALHAATGCSKPVSDMHWRPHHEHVGQTGVKVAPQLYIAVGISGAIQHLAGVNSSKCIVVINKDPEAPFFKAADYGIVGDAFDVLPKLTEAVKTMK
- a CDS encoding bifunctional nuclease family protein, encoding MKKIKLEILGLSSSQSQTGSFALVLGEVSGNRRLPIIIGMFEAQAIAIEIEKIVPNRPMTHDLFKAFSNSFHFHVEEIVISDLKEGVFFAKIICTDGLKKTEIDARPSDAIAIGLRFDAAMYTYENILSEAGIVLTDQEEEEEKIETKPEKTKIKKENTKKSSDDYKNLSIDKLKELLKDALDKEDYEKAAKIRDELGKRN